A stretch of Myroides oncorhynchi DNA encodes these proteins:
- a CDS encoding TrmH family RNA methyltransferase has translation MVTKNQIKLIKSLHQKKYRKEHQLFIAEGVKVISELVKSTLVLEHIYCTEELKFSVPQSKISIVSKDDLKKMSALSTTSNSLAVFHCTEEKPVNYNDLIVALDDIRDPGNLGTIIRLCDWFGIKNIICTNETVDVYNPKVVQATMGSISRVNIVYGDLPTLIRDGGDVPVYGTFMDGENIYQKTIVNHGIIVMGNEANGISNEIEELVTEKIAIPRYGNLQQTESLNVAMAASIVLSEFRRHNF, from the coding sequence ATGGTTACGAAAAACCAAATCAAATTAATTAAGAGTTTACATCAAAAAAAATATAGAAAAGAACATCAACTTTTTATTGCAGAGGGTGTTAAAGTAATCAGTGAATTAGTGAAATCTACATTGGTTTTAGAGCATATCTATTGTACAGAAGAACTTAAGTTTAGTGTTCCACAGTCGAAGATTTCTATTGTCAGTAAAGATGATTTAAAAAAAATGTCAGCACTGAGTACTACTTCTAATTCTTTAGCAGTATTTCATTGTACAGAAGAGAAGCCTGTCAATTATAATGACCTAATTGTCGCTCTAGACGATATCCGAGATCCGGGTAACCTAGGTACTATTATACGTTTATGTGATTGGTTTGGCATAAAGAATATTATATGTACAAATGAAACAGTAGATGTATATAATCCTAAAGTAGTACAAGCTACTATGGGGTCTATCTCTAGAGTTAATATTGTTTATGGAGATTTACCTACATTAATACGAGATGGTGGAGATGTGCCTGTATATGGTACATTTATGGATGGTGAGAATATCTATCAGAAGACTATAGTTAATCACGGGATTATAGTGATGGGTAATGAAGCTAATGGTATTTCTAATGAAATCGAAGAGTTAGTTACAGAGAAGATAGCAATACCTAGATATGGAAATTTACAACAAACAGAAAGTCTAAATGTAGCAATGGCTGCTTCAATAGTATTAAGTGAGTTTAGAAGACATAATTTTTAA